The DNA segment AACATCGGCAATATTAGCAAAAGTTGTTTCCGCAATATTGTGAAGAGCCTCTTCTGTAAAAAATGCTTGATGTCCAGTGACCAAAACGTTGGGAAATGTTGTCAAGCGTTGGAAAACATCATCCTGAATGATTTCACCAGACAAATCCTCAAAGAATAAATCTGATTCTTGTTCGTAGACATCCACACCAAGAAAGCCTATTTTGCGTGACTTCAGACCGTCAATCACGGCTTGAGTATCAATCAGCGCCCCTCGACTGGTATTAATTAACATCACCCTGGGCTTCATTTGTGCTATGGACTCGGCATTGATTAAATGATGAGTTTCAGGCATGAGGGGACAATGTAGAGAGATAATATCAGAGTTAGCAAATAGCTCAGGCAACTCTACATACTTACCACCCAGTTTCTCTAGTTCGGCGTTGCGATAGACATCATAGGCCAGTATATTGCAACCAAAACCCTTCATAATCTGTCCTAAAATTAGACCGATTTTACCTGTGCCAATAATCCCGACTGTGCGACCATTTAAGTTAAATCCCAACAATCCTGTCAGAGAAAAATTACTTTCCCGAACACGGTTATAAGCGTGATGAATCTTACGATTGAGGCTCAAAATCAAACCTACGGCGTGTT comes from the Nodularia sp. NIES-3585 genome and includes:
- a CDS encoding 2-hydroxyacid dehydrogenase: MKIAVFSTKAYDRQFLEAANSLHQHELVFFEPRLSRNTAILAAGFPSVCVFVHDLVDAPTLEILASGGTRLIALRCAGFNNVDLQAAADLGIKVVRVPAYSPYGVAEHAVGLILSLNRKIHHAYNRVRESNFSLTGLLGFNLNGRTVGIIGTGKIGLILGQIMKGFGCNILAYDVYRNAELEKLGGKYVELPELFANSDIISLHCPLMPETHHLINAESIAQMKPRVMLINTSRGALIDTQAVIDGLKSRKIGFLGVDVYEQESDLFFEDLSGEIIQDDVFQRLTTFPNVLVTGHQAFFTEEALHNIAETTFANIADVEQGRSCANELIYQPEVEVKALVG